In Rhizobium lusitanum, a genomic segment contains:
- a CDS encoding amidase, producing MSITRPTVADVVELASSLHMNMSAEEAASYHSLMGGMFDAYDVVDSLPNPLPPAKYPRTPGYKPGLEENKYGAWAYKSEVKGASEGKLKGRTVALKDNVALAGVPMMNGSTTLEGFVPAADATIVTRMLDAGATIVGKAVCEHFCLSGGSHTSDPGPVHNPHRMGYSAGGSSSGSAALVAAGEVDMAIGGDQGGSIRIPSSYCGIYGMKATHGLVPYTGVMPIESTIDHTGPMTATVADNALLLEVLAGADGFDPRQYAPKVSAYTEALGKGVKGLKIGLLKEGFVAPNMQDAVADKVRAGAERLAGLGAEISEVSIPDHLNALAAWNPITLEGFMVQMMHGNGMGFNWKGLYDVGLLDAHSSWRNRADDLSKTLKLCMLVGQWGLTHYRGRYYAKSRNIAIAAKAAYDAVFGEYDLLLMPTLPCVATKLPEKDAPLSEIIERAFEMTASTSPFDVTGHPAMSIPCGLANGLPVGLMLIAKDYDESTIYRAASAFEADGDWRSF from the coding sequence ATGTCCATTACCCGTCCAACCGTCGCCGATGTCGTCGAGCTGGCCTCCAGCCTGCACATGAATATGTCCGCCGAGGAGGCCGCCAGCTATCACTCTTTGATGGGCGGCATGTTCGATGCCTATGATGTGGTCGACTCGCTGCCCAATCCCCTGCCACCGGCCAAATATCCGCGCACTCCGGGCTATAAGCCTGGCTTGGAGGAGAACAAATATGGAGCCTGGGCCTACAAGAGCGAGGTGAAGGGCGCTTCCGAAGGCAAGCTCAAGGGACGAACCGTCGCCCTCAAGGACAATGTCGCGCTCGCCGGCGTTCCGATGATGAACGGGTCCACTACGCTAGAAGGCTTCGTGCCGGCGGCCGACGCGACCATCGTTACGCGCATGCTCGATGCCGGCGCGACCATCGTCGGCAAGGCGGTCTGCGAGCACTTTTGCCTCTCCGGCGGCAGCCATACCTCCGATCCAGGCCCGGTGCATAACCCGCATCGCATGGGCTATTCGGCTGGTGGTTCTTCCTCGGGCAGCGCGGCACTGGTGGCGGCCGGCGAAGTGGACATGGCAATCGGCGGCGATCAGGGCGGCTCGATCCGGATTCCGTCCTCCTATTGCGGCATTTACGGCATGAAGGCCACGCATGGTCTCGTTCCCTATACCGGCGTCATGCCGATCGAATCGACCATCGACCATACCGGGCCGATGACCGCGACGGTCGCCGACAATGCTCTGCTGCTGGAAGTGCTTGCCGGTGCCGACGGCTTCGATCCGCGCCAATATGCGCCAAAGGTTTCGGCCTATACCGAGGCCCTGGGCAAGGGCGTCAAGGGTCTGAAGATCGGCTTGCTGAAGGAAGGCTTTGTCGCGCCGAACATGCAGGACGCGGTTGCCGACAAGGTGCGGGCAGGTGCCGAACGTCTGGCCGGTCTCGGCGCCGAGATTTCCGAGGTCTCGATCCCGGATCATCTCAATGCGCTTGCGGCCTGGAACCCGATCACGCTGGAAGGCTTCATGGTGCAGATGATGCACGGCAATGGCATGGGCTTCAACTGGAAGGGACTCTACGACGTCGGTCTGCTGGATGCGCATTCGTCCTGGCGGAACCGGGCCGACGATCTGTCGAAGACCCTCAAGCTGTGCATGCTGGTTGGTCAGTGGGGGCTTACTCACTACCGTGGCCGTTACTATGCGAAGTCCCGCAACATCGCCATCGCGGCAAAGGCTGCCTATGACGCGGTCTTCGGTGAATATGATCTGCTGCTGATGCCGACCCTGCCTTGCGTGGCAACGAAACTGCCCGAGAAGGATGCGCCGCTGTCCGAGATCATCGAGCGCGCCTTCGAGATGACCGCTTCCACCAGCCCGTTCGACGTCACCGGCCATCCGGCCATGTCCATACCCTGCGGCCTCGCCAACGGGTTGCCCGTTGGGCTGATGCTGATCGCCAAGGACTACGATGAGAGCACGATCTATCGTGCGGCCAGCGCGTTTGAGGCAGACGGCGACTGGAGGTCGTTCTGA
- a CDS encoding ABC transporter ATP-binding protein gives MTQLLNVKDLRSGYGRIPILAGVDMAMEEGEYLGILGHNGMGKTTLMRTLMGHLPATAGTVEFSGRNVTGMKPFERSRLGMGLVPQGREIFPELSVYENLRMGLVAARKEDRSIIDTVLQDFPRLVRLLDRRGGALSGGEQQLLALARCLCTKPRLILLDEPTEGIQPSIIEEIIETLIALKSRWKLSLIVVEQNLEFITSLSDRILHIQKGRITGEIDRDAILSGEVGMAPV, from the coding sequence ATGACACAGCTTCTCAACGTGAAGGACCTGCGATCCGGCTATGGGCGGATTCCGATCCTCGCAGGCGTCGACATGGCCATGGAGGAGGGCGAGTATCTCGGCATCCTTGGTCATAACGGCATGGGCAAGACGACGCTGATGCGGACTCTTATGGGGCATCTGCCCGCCACCGCCGGCACGGTGGAATTCTCGGGCCGCAACGTGACGGGGATGAAACCTTTCGAGCGGTCGAGGCTCGGCATGGGGCTGGTGCCGCAGGGGCGCGAAATCTTTCCGGAGCTTTCCGTCTATGAAAATCTGCGGATGGGGCTTGTGGCGGCCCGGAAGGAGGACCGATCGATCATCGATACCGTTCTTCAGGATTTTCCGCGTCTCGTGCGCCTGCTCGACCGTCGCGGCGGGGCGCTTTCCGGCGGTGAACAACAGCTTCTGGCGCTTGCCCGCTGCCTGTGCACCAAGCCTAGGCTCATCCTCCTCGACGAGCCGACCGAGGGTATCCAGCCATCGATCATCGAGGAAATCATCGAGACGCTGATTGCGCTGAAGAGCCGCTGGAAATTGTCGCTGATCGTCGTCGAGCAGAACCTCGAATTCATCACCTCGCTGTCCGACCGGATCCTGCATATCCAGAAGGGACGCATCACCGGTGAAATCGATCGGGATGCCATCCTGTCCGGGGAGGTAGGCATGGCCCCCGTCTAG
- a CDS encoding ATP-binding cassette domain-containing protein, with protein MPEPTLLLKTENLTMRFGGVVANDDINFTLEEMELRCLIGPNGAGKSTFFKSLTGQQTPTSGTIAFRGQPIAGKLPHEIARMGIGIKTQVPSVFNGLSVRENIWMAARRKATPRGLAPMVESVLSLIRLSDFADRVVATLSHGQRQWVEIGMVLAAEPDLILLDEPAAGMTDEETLRTAEIIRDINQSRAIIVVEHDMAFIKLIAKKVTVFHQGKVLVEDTIDRVLADQRVRDIYLGKKVVA; from the coding sequence ATGCCCGAGCCCACTTTGCTTCTCAAGACAGAAAATCTGACCATGCGCTTCGGCGGCGTCGTCGCCAATGACGACATCAACTTTACGCTGGAGGAGATGGAACTACGCTGCCTGATCGGCCCGAACGGAGCCGGAAAGAGCACTTTCTTCAAGTCGCTCACCGGCCAGCAGACGCCAACATCGGGGACGATCGCCTTCCGGGGGCAGCCGATCGCGGGAAAGCTCCCGCATGAAATCGCCCGCATGGGGATCGGCATCAAGACGCAGGTTCCGAGCGTCTTCAACGGGTTGAGCGTCCGCGAAAACATCTGGATGGCGGCCCGCCGAAAAGCGACCCCGAGGGGGCTCGCGCCGATGGTGGAGAGCGTGCTTTCCCTGATCCGGTTGAGCGACTTTGCCGACAGGGTCGTCGCGACATTGTCGCACGGCCAGCGCCAATGGGTCGAGATCGGCATGGTGCTCGCCGCCGAGCCGGACCTCATCCTGCTCGACGAGCCCGCCGCTGGTATGACGGACGAAGAGACGCTCAGAACCGCGGAGATCATCCGCGACATCAACCAGTCGCGCGCCATCATTGTCGTCGAGCACGACATGGCTTTCATCAAGCTGATCGCCAAGAAGGTCACGGTCTTTCACCAGGGCAAGGTGCTGGTGGAAGACACGATCGACCGCGTACTTGCTGATCAGAGGGTTCGGGACATCTACCTCGGAAAGAAGGTGGTCGCATGA
- a CDS encoding branched-chain amino acid ABC transporter permease: MDIYIIVALDVINGTASLFLLCLGLAIIFGMMKIINLAHGEFIMLGAYATVISANAGVNIWIAMLVVAPLFVGLVGLVVERCLIRFLYGRLVDSMLATWGLSLLIIGIVTTIFGNTIQGVPTPLGGFSIGAYRSSYYTLFLLAMAIIMMALVYAVMRYTRFGLIARATMQNPAMANTLGVNPARVYMTTFAAGAAITGLAGGLLAPVSGVTPVMGGAYVAKAFITVVGGGAAILSGTLSAATLFGAINQIGAYLTTPVYGEVIVFTSAIILIRLLPQGISGRFFKGNL; encoded by the coding sequence TTGGATATCTACATCATAGTGGCGCTCGACGTCATTAACGGCACGGCCTCTTTGTTCCTCCTATGCCTGGGATTGGCGATCATCTTCGGGATGATGAAGATCATCAATCTGGCGCATGGCGAGTTCATCATGCTCGGCGCCTATGCCACGGTTATTTCCGCCAATGCGGGCGTCAATATCTGGATCGCGATGCTGGTCGTAGCACCGCTTTTCGTCGGGCTGGTCGGGCTCGTCGTCGAGCGCTGCCTGATCCGTTTCCTCTATGGACGGCTGGTCGATTCCATGCTGGCGACCTGGGGATTGAGCCTGCTGATCATCGGCATCGTCACGACGATCTTCGGTAACACCATCCAGGGCGTGCCCACGCCGCTCGGCGGCTTCTCCATCGGCGCCTACCGGTCGAGCTACTACACGCTGTTCCTGCTGGCGATGGCCATCATCATGATGGCGCTGGTCTACGCCGTCATGCGCTACACACGGTTCGGCCTGATCGCGCGCGCCACCATGCAGAACCCGGCCATGGCCAACACGCTTGGCGTCAATCCGGCCCGCGTCTACATGACGACCTTCGCGGCGGGAGCGGCCATTACCGGTCTGGCCGGCGGCCTGCTGGCGCCGGTCTCGGGCGTTACGCCGGTCATGGGCGGCGCCTATGTCGCCAAAGCCTTCATCACGGTTGTCGGCGGCGGCGCGGCAATCCTGTCCGGGACGCTTTCGGCAGCGACCCTGTTCGGCGCCATCAACCAGATCGGCGCCTATCTCACCACCCCCGTCTATGGCGAAGTCATCGTCTTCACTTCCGCCATCATCCTGATCCGGCTGCTGCCCCAGGGCATTTCCGGGCGCTTTTTCAAGGGGAACCTTTGA
- a CDS encoding urea ABC transporter substrate-binding protein: protein MHLSRRRFLHRSALASATLLTAPMILRHSALGADNPILIGSLHDQSGPIAASGVPMVHALQLAADEINAAGGLIGRPVKIVHYDTQSNIQMYSQYAQQLALKDKVAVVHGGITSASREAVRPTFDRFKVLYFYNVLYEGGVCDRNTFCTGTTPAQTVEKLVPAAMKKAGKKVYIIAADYNYGQITAKWMTKYVKDNGGEVASIDFFPLDVTNFGPTISKIQAAKPDLILSALVGGNHTAFYRQWTSAGMKGQIPIASTTFGLVNEPTTLDAAESENILGAYGYFEELDTPASKSFVEKIKKAHPDTPYISELAAATYEGAQLWAEGVRKAGSIDRAKVVDALESGLSFAGPTGTATLDHATHHTTRNAFLAEVKDRKWSVLESFPDVKPLDTASVCDLVKNPADNKQYVISF, encoded by the coding sequence ATGCACCTGTCTCGCCGCCGCTTTCTGCATCGCTCCGCACTCGCCTCCGCCACGCTTCTCACCGCCCCCATGATCCTTCGTCATTCGGCCCTCGGTGCAGACAACCCCATCCTGATCGGTAGCCTGCACGACCAATCCGGCCCGATCGCGGCATCCGGCGTACCGATGGTGCATGCGCTTCAACTGGCGGCCGATGAGATCAACGCGGCAGGCGGCCTTATTGGCCGGCCGGTCAAGATCGTGCATTACGACACGCAGTCGAACATCCAGATGTATTCGCAATATGCCCAGCAACTGGCCTTGAAGGACAAGGTTGCGGTTGTCCATGGCGGGATCACCTCGGCCTCGCGCGAGGCCGTGCGCCCGACCTTCGACCGCTTCAAGGTACTCTATTTCTACAATGTGCTTTATGAGGGTGGCGTCTGCGACCGCAATACATTCTGCACAGGCACGACGCCGGCGCAGACCGTCGAAAAACTGGTGCCCGCAGCCATGAAGAAGGCCGGCAAGAAGGTCTATATCATCGCCGCCGACTACAATTACGGTCAGATCACCGCGAAGTGGATGACCAAATATGTCAAGGACAATGGCGGCGAGGTCGCTTCGATCGACTTCTTCCCGCTCGATGTCACTAATTTCGGCCCGACCATTTCCAAGATCCAGGCGGCCAAGCCCGATCTCATCCTGTCGGCTCTCGTCGGCGGCAACCACACCGCCTTTTATCGGCAGTGGACCTCGGCGGGGATGAAGGGACAGATCCCGATCGCCTCCACCACCTTCGGCCTCGTCAACGAGCCGACGACGCTGGACGCGGCGGAAAGCGAGAACATCCTGGGCGCCTATGGTTATTTCGAGGAACTCGATACGCCCGCGAGCAAAAGCTTCGTCGAGAAGATCAAGAAGGCCCATCCAGATACGCCCTATATCAGCGAGCTTGCCGCGGCCACCTATGAAGGGGCGCAGCTCTGGGCCGAAGGCGTGCGCAAGGCCGGCAGCATCGACCGTGCCAAGGTCGTCGACGCGCTGGAATCCGGCCTCTCCTTCGCCGGGCCGACCGGCACCGCTACCCTTGATCACGCCACCCATCACACCACGCGCAATGCCTTCCTCGCAGAGGTCAAGGATCGCAAGTGGAGCGTTCTCGAGAGCTTCCCGGACGTCAAGCCGCTCGACACCGCCAGCGTCTGCGATTTGGTGAAGAACCCGGCCGACAACAAGCAATACGTCATCAGCTTCTAA
- a CDS encoding substrate-binding domain-containing protein, with protein MLTIRLGLLTPQSGSAGLWAPSAEACGRLAVDELNRASGILRRPVELSVIDAGQTSETAGRAAANAIRFDGVHGIIGMLPSYAREAVAAATNDTVPFVYTPQFEGFAPERQVMTTGETADELLAPAINWLSEKKGARRYFLCGNDYVWPRSSLSIARKLIHRAGGVVTGEGFVPVGVHDYDEILDRIKTTRADVVLPYFLGSDAIVFNRAFCAAGLGPSVLRFTSAIDETIVYGLAPHETENLYVSSAYFSSIRSRNNGAFLERYHMAYGENPPPANAFGQSCYEGIYSLAALVEEAGGFDARQLARLYGRIVQQRTARGSEPKAVVGGRHPVHVARLDGYDFKILAGV; from the coding sequence TTGCTCACGATTCGGCTTGGTCTGCTCACTCCACAAAGTGGTTCGGCGGGATTATGGGCGCCGTCTGCGGAGGCTTGCGGTCGCTTGGCGGTTGACGAGCTCAACCGTGCGAGCGGGATCTTGCGTCGGCCCGTGGAGCTTTCGGTTATCGATGCCGGACAGACAAGCGAAACGGCGGGCCGTGCGGCCGCGAACGCTATCCGCTTTGACGGCGTTCATGGAATCATCGGCATGCTGCCGAGCTACGCACGCGAGGCCGTCGCCGCCGCGACCAATGACACGGTGCCGTTTGTCTATACCCCGCAATTTGAAGGCTTTGCGCCAGAGCGGCAGGTCATGACCACCGGAGAAACGGCCGACGAACTCCTCGCTCCGGCGATTAACTGGCTTTCGGAGAAAAAGGGCGCCCGCCGTTATTTTCTGTGCGGCAATGATTACGTCTGGCCGCGCTCGAGCCTGTCCATCGCGCGGAAACTTATCCATCGCGCAGGCGGCGTCGTGACGGGGGAAGGCTTTGTTCCCGTCGGCGTGCACGACTATGATGAAATCCTGGATCGCATCAAGACGACGCGCGCGGATGTTGTCCTTCCCTACTTCCTCGGTTCCGACGCCATCGTTTTCAACAGGGCCTTTTGTGCGGCGGGCCTGGGTCCCAGCGTCTTGCGCTTCACCTCGGCAATCGACGAGACGATCGTCTATGGCCTCGCGCCGCACGAGACGGAAAATCTCTACGTTAGCTCGGCCTATTTTTCATCGATCAGGTCCCGTAACAACGGCGCCTTCCTGGAGCGCTATCATATGGCCTATGGCGAAAACCCGCCGCCGGCCAACGCCTTCGGACAATCCTGCTACGAAGGCATCTATTCCCTGGCCGCCCTTGTCGAGGAGGCCGGTGGATTCGATGCCAGACAGCTCGCGCGCCTCTACGGACGCATCGTACAACAACGCACCGCCCGCGGCAGCGAGCCGAAAGCAGTGGTCGGCGGGCGCCATCCCGTGCATGTCGCGCGCCTGGACGGCTACGACTTTAAGATTCTCGCCGGCGTATAA
- a CDS encoding MarR family winged helix-turn-helix transcriptional regulator, with protein MQLTRLICGVNRKLEQAMEAHLRPVGLSIEQYRILEALDEHDGMSMGELAARVFVDSPTLTKIIDKMVASSDVYRAPDAKDRRKVLIFRSNKGKEIFLTLQGLSTKAQQDVMNILGQKEAADLSNLLSEVFQKLDQ; from the coding sequence GTGCAACTGACGCGCCTCATATGCGGCGTCAACCGCAAGCTCGAACAGGCCATGGAGGCACATCTGAGACCGGTTGGCCTATCCATAGAACAATACAGGATCCTGGAAGCACTCGACGAACATGACGGCATGTCGATGGGAGAGCTGGCAGCCAGGGTTTTCGTCGATTCGCCGACCCTCACCAAGATCATCGACAAAATGGTCGCGTCTTCCGACGTCTATCGCGCTCCCGACGCCAAGGACCGGCGCAAGGTCCTCATTTTCCGCTCTAACAAGGGCAAGGAAATTTTTCTGACACTACAGGGCCTCAGCACGAAGGCCCAGCAAGACGTGATGAACATATTGGGCCAGAAGGAAGCGGCCGATCTTTCCAACCTCCTCTCCGAGGTTTTCCAAAAGCTGGACCAATAG
- a CDS encoding (2Fe-2S)-binding protein: protein MVKTRPIALDVNGHRHTLDLSPETPLLYILRNDLGLNGPKFGCGLGECGACAVLIGKRAVRACTISAAAAEGRAIVTLEGLGTEDRLHPVQQAFIEKQAAQCGYCLNGMIIATTALLLRNANPDETTIRSALKHHLCRCGTHIEILAAARRASELMTALPSSAIVEDAP, encoded by the coding sequence GTGGTGAAGACTCGTCCGATCGCTCTTGATGTCAATGGGCACCGCCACACGCTCGACCTGTCCCCCGAAACGCCACTCCTCTACATCCTGCGCAACGATCTCGGTCTCAACGGGCCGAAATTCGGATGCGGCCTCGGCGAATGCGGCGCCTGCGCGGTGCTGATCGGCAAGCGTGCCGTGCGCGCCTGTACGATATCGGCCGCCGCCGCCGAAGGACGCGCCATCGTCACCCTCGAGGGTCTCGGCACCGAGGACAGGCTGCATCCGGTGCAGCAGGCCTTCATCGAGAAACAGGCCGCGCAATGCGGTTATTGCCTGAACGGCATGATCATCGCGACCACCGCCCTGCTTCTTCGCAACGCAAATCCGGATGAGACCACCATTCGCTCGGCCCTGAAGCACCATCTCTGTCGCTGCGGCACGCATATCGAGATCCTCGCGGCTGCCCGCCGTGCCAGTGAACTGATGACCGCTCTCCCCTCCTCGGCAATCGTGGAGGATGCACCATGA
- a CDS encoding ferredoxin--NADP reductase: MSLSTEEAVIIDGQQAGSAPAFPIPANVFVQTVTEVRHFTDRLFKFRITRPAEFRFRSGEFIMIGLPNAEKPVFRAYSIASPFWDEEIEFYSIKVPDGPLTEHLQKIVPGDTVLMRKKPTGTLVLDALIPGKRLYLLSTGTGVAPFASLIRDPETYEKFEEIVLIQTCRDVEELTYITQMVETLKDDPLIGELVGERLRLHTTTTREPFARMGRITDLLTSGKFFEETGLPRINPDEDRGMICGSAAMLKDTKAVLESFGLIEGANNAPATFVIERAFVG; this comes from the coding sequence ATGAGCTTGTCAACGGAAGAAGCAGTCATCATTGACGGTCAGCAGGCAGGTTCCGCGCCGGCCTTTCCGATCCCCGCCAATGTCTTTGTCCAGACGGTGACCGAGGTCCGGCATTTCACCGACCGGCTGTTCAAGTTCCGCATCACGCGGCCGGCGGAATTCCGTTTCCGTTCGGGCGAGTTCATCATGATCGGCCTGCCGAATGCCGAAAAGCCGGTCTTTCGCGCCTACTCGATCGCCAGCCCCTTCTGGGACGAGGAGATCGAATTCTATTCCATTAAGGTTCCGGACGGCCCGTTGACGGAACATCTGCAGAAAATCGTGCCCGGCGACACCGTGCTGATGCGCAAGAAGCCGACCGGCACGCTGGTACTGGATGCGCTGATCCCGGGCAAGCGGCTCTATCTTCTATCGACCGGCACCGGCGTTGCGCCTTTCGCAAGCCTGATCCGCGATCCGGAAACCTATGAGAAATTCGAGGAAATCGTCCTCATCCAGACCTGCCGTGACGTGGAAGAGCTCACCTATATTACGCAGATGGTGGAGACGCTGAAGGATGATCCGTTGATCGGCGAGCTCGTCGGCGAACGGCTGCGCCTGCATACGACGACGACGCGCGAACCCTTTGCGCGCATGGGCCGGATCACCGATCTTCTGACCAGCGGCAAGTTCTTTGAAGAGACCGGCCTGCCGCGCATCAATCCGGATGAGGATCGCGGTATGATCTGCGGTTCGGCGGCGATGCTGAAGGATACCAAAGCTGTTCTGGAATCCTTCGGTCTTATCGAAGGCGCCAACAATGCGCCGGCGACCTTCGTCATCGAGCGCGCTTTCGTCGGCTGA
- a CDS encoding MarR family winged helix-turn-helix transcriptional regulator, with product MQKSREDRQSAAPEYHVDRQVGFFLRQANQRHVAIFTNAIGDKLTTTQWSALSKLKEIQPCSQNQLGRETAMDVATVKGVVDRLVKRGFVATAPDQNDGRRVVLSLTEDGLAVIAANVGAALVATEGTLAPLTSGERMMFLELLQKIC from the coding sequence ATGCAGAAATCGCGTGAAGACAGACAATCCGCCGCGCCCGAATATCATGTCGATCGGCAGGTCGGGTTCTTTCTCCGGCAGGCCAACCAGCGGCATGTGGCAATCTTTACCAACGCCATCGGCGACAAGCTGACGACGACGCAATGGTCGGCGCTTTCGAAGCTCAAGGAAATCCAGCCCTGCTCGCAGAACCAACTCGGGCGCGAAACGGCGATGGATGTCGCGACCGTCAAAGGGGTCGTGGATCGCCTGGTCAAGCGCGGTTTCGTCGCGACCGCGCCGGACCAGAATGACGGCCGCCGGGTTGTGTTGTCGCTGACCGAAGACGGCCTCGCGGTCATTGCCGCGAATGTTGGCGCGGCGCTTGTGGCGACCGAGGGAACATTGGCGCCGCTCACCTCAGGTGAGCGGATGATGTTCCTCGAGCTGCTGCAAAAAATCTGCTGA